In one window of Streptomyces sp. NBC_01224 DNA:
- a CDS encoding AraC family transcriptional regulator, which produces MDALAGLLDGPRARGAFLLRMVMEPPWSVRIEDRAPLCLMSMTDGEARIVPAAGGDPVLLRPGDIAIARGPDPYTVADTTGTAPHAVIGPGGICTTLHGEPLSESMQLGVRTWGNAPDGSAAMLIGTYLLDGEISRRLLDALPPLLRLPSGGRVGPLLTLLDEEISKDEPGQSVVLDRLLDLLLIAALRTWFARPGAEAPAWYRAMGDPVVGQALRLLQRDPAHPWTVAALAARIGVSRAGLARRFTELVGEPPMAYLTGRRLAVAADLLRETDATVEAVARKVGYSQSFAFSTAFKRVRGVSPQEYRSSDLLKQQRNLPGS; this is translated from the coding sequence GCCAGGGGCGCCTTCCTGCTGCGGATGGTGATGGAGCCGCCGTGGTCCGTGCGGATCGAGGACCGGGCGCCGCTCTGCCTGATGTCGATGACCGACGGAGAAGCCCGGATCGTCCCGGCCGCGGGCGGCGACCCCGTGCTGCTGCGGCCCGGTGACATCGCCATCGCGCGCGGCCCGGATCCGTACACCGTCGCCGACACCACCGGCACCGCGCCGCACGCCGTGATCGGACCCGGCGGCATCTGCACCACCCTGCACGGTGAGCCGCTCTCCGAGTCCATGCAGTTGGGGGTGCGCACCTGGGGCAACGCCCCCGATGGCTCGGCGGCCATGCTCATCGGCACCTATCTGCTGGACGGCGAGATCAGCAGGCGGTTGCTCGACGCCCTGCCCCCGCTGCTCCGCCTGCCCTCCGGCGGGCGGGTCGGCCCCCTGCTGACGCTGCTCGACGAGGAGATCTCCAAGGACGAGCCCGGCCAGAGCGTGGTCCTGGACCGGCTTCTCGATCTGCTGCTGATCGCCGCGCTGCGGACCTGGTTCGCCCGGCCCGGAGCCGAGGCCCCGGCCTGGTACCGGGCCATGGGCGACCCTGTCGTCGGGCAGGCCCTGCGGCTGCTGCAAAGAGACCCCGCCCACCCCTGGACGGTCGCCGCTCTGGCCGCCCGGATCGGGGTCTCCCGGGCCGGGCTCGCCCGACGCTTCACGGAGTTGGTGGGGGAGCCCCCGATGGCTTATCTGACAGGCCGGCGCCTCGCCGTCGCCGCGGATCTGCTGCGGGAGACGGACGCCACGGTCGAGGCGGTGGCACGGAAGGTCGGGTACAGCCAGTCCTTCGCATTCAGTACTGCCTTCAAGCGCGTCCGAGGCGTCAGCCCCCAGGAATACCGGAGCAGCGACTTGCTGAAGCAGCAAAGAAACTTGCCGGGGAGCTGA